A window of the Lepisosteus oculatus isolate fLepOcu1 chromosome 14, fLepOcu1.hap2, whole genome shotgun sequence genome harbors these coding sequences:
- the LOC138243465 gene encoding Golgi resident protein GCP60-like yields the protein MGQGPPARVEHRTETVTVYTCCMCGTTLSPPHVHRHGNIVFCYSCYNQEMSRRSQEEADQRLRQLRLQKEEEGRRKERLERERIMSEHRKRLEEQKKSQEI from the coding sequence ATGGGCCAGGGGCCGCCGGCTCGAGTGGAGCACCGGACCGAGACGGTGACGGTGTACACCTGCTGCATGTGCGGCACCACCCTCTCCCCACCGCATGTGCACAGGCACGGCAACATCGTCTTCTGCTACTCCTGCTACAACCAAGAGATGAGCAGGCGGAGCCAGGAGGAGGCCGACCAGCGGCTCCGGCAGCTCAGGCtccagaaggaggaggagggcaggaGAAAGGAGAGGCTGGAGCGCGAGCGCATCATGAGCGAGCACCGGAAGAGGCTGGAGGAGCAGAAGAAATCTCAGGAAATCTGA